A window of Cottoperca gobio chromosome 16, fCotGob3.1, whole genome shotgun sequence contains these coding sequences:
- the sim1a gene encoding single-minded homolog 1-A: MKEKSKNAARTRREKENSEFYELAKLLPLPSAITSQLDKASIIRLTTSYLKMRIVFPEGLGESWGHVSRSTLDGVTQELGSHLLQTLDGFIFVVAPDGKIMYISETASVHLGLSQVELTGNSIYEYIHPADHDEMTAVLTAHQPYHSHFVHEYEMERSFFLRMKCVLAKRNAGLTCGGYKVIHCSGYLKIRQYSLDMSPFDGCYQNVGLVAVGHSLPPSAVTEIKLHSNMFMFRASLDMKLIFLDSRVAELTGYEPQDLIEKTLYHHVHSCDSFHLRCAHHLLLVKGQVTTKYYRFLAKPGGWVWVQSYATIVHNSRSSRPHCIVSVNYVLTETEYKGLQLSLDQATSKASFPYSSTASLTENCRTPKIRVSRPKTKTRLSPYTQYPSFQTERSESDQDSPWGSSPLTDTASPQLLEHSEGLDASCVYRQFTDPHTLCYSLSEEHHHPNSDGYTHLHPHGQGQSCERGRCEAGRYFLGAPPSGRDPWWGTTRSVLPLSKSSLENHEGQHSSVPHITAIHSYHGRGHWDEESVVSSPDGGSASDSGDRYQADHYRCSSQEPSKIETLIRATQQMIKEEECRLQQRKSPPDGPLGPANGLPKGPGQCFTSEYTQGPLPLQTVCRGLSQVISPAPSPAPLSRLSSPGSERLHKPKDYLQTDLSPLSLPLHHPLGRSSQCSASPTSAAVHYPSHTHPRPYMDKHKTYSLTGYALEHLYDPESLRGYCTSASTGPTHYDVTPHLRIPAEQTPGHKGTSVIISNGS; the protein is encoded by the exons ATGAAGGAGAAATCTAAAAATGCTGCCCGGACCCGAAGGGAAAAGGAAAATAGTGAATTTTATGAACTGGCCAAACTATTGCCGCTTCCGTCCGCTATCACCTCCCAGCTGGATAAAGCCTCAATCATCCGACTGACAACAAGCTACCTGAAAATGAGAATAGTCTTTCCTGAAG GCCTCGGGGAGTCCTGGGGTCATGTGAGTCGCAGCACTCTGGATGGAGTCACCCAGGAACTAGGTTCCCATCTCTTACAG aCATTAGATGGCTTTATCTTTGTGGTTGCTCCAGATGGGAAAATAATGTACATATCAGAGACAGCTTCTGTCCACTTGGGCCTGTCGCAG GTAGAGTTGACGGGAAACAGCATATATGAATACATCCATCCAGCAGACCATGATGAAATGACGGCCGTCCTTACAGCACACCAGCCTTACCATTCACACTTTGTTCACG AATATGAGATGGAACGCTCCTTCTTTCTGAGAATGAAATGTGTCCTTGCTAAGAGAAATGCTGGTCTTACCTGTGGAGGCTACAAG GTGATCCACTGTAGTGGCTACCTGAAGATCCGTCAGTACAGCCTGGATATGTCTCCGTTTGACGGCTGCTATCAGAACGTGGGGCTGGTGGCTGTCGGTCACTCACTGCCACCCAGCGCTGTCACTGAGATCAAACTGCACAGCAACATGTTCATGTTCAGAGCCAGCCTGGACATGAAGCTCATCTTCCTTGACTCACG gGTTGCAGAGCTGACAGGCTACGAGCCTCAGGATCTAATAGAGAAGACTCTCTATCATCATGTCCACAGCTGTGACTCCTTCCACCTGAGATGTGCTCATCACTTGT TGCTGGTGAAAGGTCAGGTCACCACTAAGTATTACCGTTTCTTGGCCAAGCCTGGTGGCTGGGTCTGGGTTCAGAGTTATGCAACCATTGTACACAACAGCCGCTCATCCCGACCTCACTGCATCGTCAGTGTCAACTATGTTCTCAC GGAGACGGAGTATAAAGGCCTCCAGCTTTCTCTGGACCAAGCCACGTCCAAGGCCTCCTTCCCCTACAGCAGCACCGCCAGCCTTACGGAGAATTGCAGAACTCCCAAGATCAGAGTATCCCGGCCCAAGACCAAAACAAGACTCTCGCCATACACACAG TATCCTAGTTTCCAGACGGAGCGGTCAGAGTCTGACCAGGACAGTCCATGGGGCAGCAGCCCCCTCACCGACACAGCCTCACCTCAGCTGCTGGAGCACAGTGAAGGCCTGGATGCCTCCTGTGTGTACAGGCAGTTCACTGATCCCCACACCCTCTGCTACAGCTTGTCTGAAGAGCACCATCACCCCAACAGCGATGGCTACACACACCTCCACCCACATGGTCAAGGTCAGAGTTGTGAGCGAGGTCGATGTGAAGCGGGCCGATATTTTCTAGGAGCACCTCCATCAGGCAGGGACCCGTGGTGGGGCACCACCCGGTCCGTCCTACCGTTGAGCAAGAGCTCCTTGGAGAACCACGAGGGACAGCACAGCAGTGTGCCGCACATCACAGCCATCCACAGTTACCATG GCCGGGGCCACTGGGACGAGGAAAGTGTAGTCAGCTCTCCAGATGGAGGCTCAGCCAGTGACTCAGGGGATCGGTACCAAGCGGACCACTACCGCTGTAGCTCGCAGGAACCCAGCAAGATCGAGACACTGATCCGAGCCACGCAGCAGATGatcaaggaagaagaatgtcGACTTCAGCAGCGCAAGAGCCCTCCAGATGGACCACTGGGGCCTGCCAATGGGCTGCCCAAGGGCCCTGGTCAATGCTTCACTTCCGAGTATACTCAAGGGCCCCTGCCACTACAGACAGTGTGTCGAGGTTTGAGTCAGGTGATCAGCCCTGCGCCTAGTCCCGCACCCTTGTCCAGGCTCAGTAGTCCAGGTTCTGAGCGCCTCCACAAGCCCAAAGACTACCTCCAAACAGACCTATCCCCCCTTTCTTTGCCATTACACCACCCATTAGGTCGGTCGAGTCAGTGCTCGGCTTCCCCCACCTCTGCCGCCGTCCACTACCCCTCCCACACCCACCCACGGCCCTACATGGACAAGCATAAAACCTACTCCCTGACAGGCTACGCTCTGGAGCATCTCTATGACCCGGAGAGCCTCCGAGGCTACTGCACCTCCGCCAGCACAGGCCCCACCCACTATGATGTGACCCCTCACCTCCGCATACCGGCAGAGCAGACCCCCGGACATAAAGGCACCTCTGTCATTATCAGCAATGGCAGCTAA